A genomic window from Parasteatoda tepidariorum isolate YZ-2023 chromosome 10, CAS_Ptep_4.0, whole genome shotgun sequence includes:
- the LOC122270330 gene encoding uncharacterized protein, which produces MAVFRVENTNVTALPVNNNDEAVWRIFGFPIHERDPTVIHLAVHLENGQSVYFTNETAIDRAINPPKTTLSEFFELRNRADAFGAFARTLLYSEVPHYFTWAQTKKWTPRKQGTPVDACLGLFKSNATRRVFTVNPRQAACFYFRLLLANVTGSLSFQDIRKAD; this is translated from the coding sequence ATGGCAGTATTTCGAGTTGAAAATACCAATGTGACTGCTCTTCCAGTGAATAACAACGATGAAGCTGTTTGGCGTATCTTTGGTTTCCCAATTCATGAACGGGATCCAACCGTTATTCATTTAGCCGTCCATCTTGAAAACGGTCAGAGCGTATATTTCACGAACGAGACAGCAATTGACCGAGCTATAAATCCACCAAAAACTACACTCAGCGAATTTTTTGAATTGCGTAATCGTGCGGATGCTTTTGGTGCCTTTGCGCGGACATTACTCTACTCGGAAGTACCACACTATTTCACATGGgctcaaacaaaaaaatggacACCCCGCAAGCAAGGTACACCAGTTGATGCATGTCTCggtttattcaaatcaaacgCAACGAGGAGAGTATTTACAGTCAATCCAAGGCAGGCTGCGTGCTTTTATTTTCGACTGTTGTTGGCTAATGTCACAGGCTCATTGTCCTTTCAAGATATACGTAAAGCCGATTGA
- the LOC139426712 gene encoding uncharacterized protein, with product MEGTRTAYVRCDKTLKYLGVVLDPQLSSIPHLEYPRTDIITFYDLKQFSRATWVLSPNILKLIYLQAIEKRIIYGASVCTEALQILAGVIPIDLKIRATISIKRHTWSPEEFNDSDYQTDELRNYIPYSVPVYDPTKLKIVSRGFGSPRGVGYEFYTDGSKKQVTNESTGANEDRVGCGFLVKLDNHTIYEQTARLNNECSIYSAELTAIKLATLWANNNNIEQYTIFSDSKSSLQALENPTPTDPLVEEIKEIVQNKQCLFNWIKAHSGEPGNEEADILAKKGTLLGGVDFHYTITKPQVKHRQRQVSRILWQDRWSSSANGRHTHYLIPTVNECFLSSDFYFNQFLTSHGVFGDHQARMFQKSSACKYCGHYQTIKHLMLDCQKFATIRGNSFDRRGDIRSWCRTNKQWQIIKDIIKRTLEDALAPDDILDPLYTN from the exons ATGGAGGGGACCAGGACGGCCTATGTAAGATGCGACAAGACATTGAAATACCTTGGTGTGGTGCTCGATCCTCAGCTGAGCTCGATCCCACACCTGGAGTATCCAAGAACAGATATCATCACGTTCTATGACCTAAAACAGTTCAGTAGAGCCACATGGGTACTTAGTCCgaatatcttaaaattgatATACCTGCAGGCTATTGAAAAGAGAATCATTTATGGTGCCTCCGTgtg CACGGAGGCACTACAAATACTTGCAGGAGTCATACctattgacttaaaaattagaGCAACTATTTCGATTAAACGACATACCTGGTCACCAGAGGAATTTAACGACAGCGATTATCAAACAGATGAACTTAGAAATTATATCCCTTACTCAGTCCCTGTGTATGACCCTACGAAGTTAAAGATCGTTAGTAGGGGTTTCGGCTCACCGAGGGGCGTTGGCTACGAGTTCTACACTGATGGCAGTAAGAAACAGGTGACCAATGAAAGCACAGGCGCTAATGAAGATCGGGTGGGTTGTGGTTTCTTGGTGAAACTGGATAACCATACTATTTACGAACAGACCGCACGTTTAAATAATGAGTGTAGTATCTACTCCGCCGAACTTACGGCAATCAAATTGGCTACCCTTTGGGCAAACAATAACAATATTGAACAATACACCATCTTTTCTGACTCAAAGTCCTCGTTGCAGGCCCTTGAAAACCCAACCCCAACAGACCCTCTTGTAGAAGAAATTAAGGAAATTGTTCAAAACAAACAATGCTTATTCAATTGGATTAAAGCCCACTCGGGGGAGCCTGGCAACGAGGAAGCAGATATTTTAGCCAAAAAGGGCACCTTATTGGGCGGGGTGGACTTTCACTACACCATAACAAAACCCCAGGTCAAACATAGACAGAGGCAGGTCAGTAGGATTTTATGGCAGGACAGGTGGAGCAGCTCTGCAAACGGGAGACACACACACTATTTGATACCTACAGTTAACGAATGTTTTTTATCCAGcgatttttactttaatcagTTCTTAACTTCCCATGGTGTATTTGGCGATCACCAAGCTAGGATGTTTCAAAAATCCTCCGCGTGCAAATATTGCGGTCACTATCAGACTATTAAACATCTGATGCTTGACTGTCAAAAATTTGCAACCATTAGGGGAAATAGTTTTGACAGAAGAGGCGACATAAGATCTTGGTGCAGGACTAATAAACAGTGGCAAATTATTAAAGACATCATTAAACGCACCCTGGAGGACGCACTCGCCCCTGACGACATTTTGGATCCGCTCTACACGAACTAA